A stretch of Besnoitia besnoiti strain Bb-Ger1 chromosome III, whole genome shotgun sequence DNA encodes these proteins:
- a CDS encoding hypothetical protein (encoded by transcript BESB_044680), which produces MTLWRQRPRGRPVCSARYSEKDEETATETVRRPEKLRWSSVGPLSRPSSPAVERKKIFLRAPAAYMPRAAVSLHTDRLPVLRVFQAR; this is translated from the coding sequence ATGACATTATGGCGGCAGAGGCCCCGTGGAAGGcccgtctgcagcgcgcgttATTccgagaaagacgaagaaacTGCCACTGAGACAGTGCGTCGCCCCGAGAAACTGCGGTGGTCTTCCGTAGGACCGCTCAGCCGCCCCAGTTCGCCCGCGGTTGAACGCAAGAAGATTTTCCTCcgggcgccggctgcgtACATGCCCCGCGCAGCAGTCAGTCTCCACACCGACCGCCTGCCCGTCCTCCGTGTGTTCCAAGCCCGGTGA
- a CDS encoding RNA-directed RNA polymerase (encoded by transcript BESB_044670) has product MGTERVSASVGADAVAASVATAGEVASASQTGQKCVVSRGLFQRSLAADRQAARYARKKSAGVFPPSNYLQRLRVLEGAGRFPSVEPFDKIILSFDFYRDIRDEKCRKNESVTPGEAAGSSAAADYQTLENSASTPAEKPSSAPSNSSSLAKSQGDSKERLRRPAEQEKLLEDVSASDATHGADAPATPVARQDQADASAPVDFESAVNSDEDDSDDEFCASRLRPVQTYFSSTEEYVDTFFPLFIQEAKQSIHRAKKMEMSRAERFVQVSGDPQGDFILLTLERAQGLNQHASHYCHNDLVVLYVPDKAAAGEASSSLAGSSGTLSLAKQGGGASRLELSAGVDEAAKKDLAVQELFAEEDAPQMSPEDTELQLEQARNEPNACCHDLTTVRKVHMLGIVQQSLRSTLVVKILMPLLSPPGDPVGALCESEDETTSLRDTRAGGAAEEDRAGNHGNSHDGDTGDADPSDAHRWREARRRAKKQKRRKAKRERILALTDALNDWQTTWHVCRVMGLTTLHREFQGLMSVPDLLIKKQILCASQRALGSSAAPLKNPLLEDLPEESPADPDSGSAEEEEADRSSLAVASEAPAGADQGGEDAAAAATCQQLFISSKLREALHQLYNASQLDALNDCLKIQGVTLIQGPPGTGKTTTIMAVISVVLNAQMENNDGTIRGTRCAAAAIGDADGCVGDSMDCSEDTRSAGERLNGTEKTKAKRREAEALKIKRKLALAQPWLSLGGYTPWMDEVSCMTEDLEGSDAHWSASATAKGGNESQRVFLDKGRNALLPNRVLVCAPSNAAIDEILKRLVAEPSKGGGIFDSNGKRYTPSVVRVGPNVHPDLIQYSLEYKANKRMKAKGATHFSALAAIKAEILQESRIVCATLSVCGCRDITAATEAFDTVVIDEASQGVEISTLIPLRLGCRRLILVGDPRQLPATIFSRVAIQHRYDQSLFQRLEAAGHKVNMLSLQYRMHPCISRFASSTFYQNQLQDAVNIVGLVRPPVPWYSIPIFKPLVFFAINTSHTEENTSLINVDEANFVCQMVDLLRRIFVALGQSDWEGRLAVISPYAQQVSLLRRRIKAQLGITDNKACPIDVNTVDGFQGQEKDLIIFSAVRAQHTNPTTAATTLDTSIGFLADERRINVALTRGRTNLWIVGNGRFLMTNHHWRCLWKYTKELGTLISIEEKFMKTELLLAKWLLKFTNKHPAEKSMLDEQVPSFLPALEKDVKECAAARKTRKISSVEGDPAAGSSGKE; this is encoded by the exons ATGGGCACTGAAAGAGTTTCCGCATCTGTTGGTGCGGacgctgtcgccgcgagcgtTGCAACGGCCGGCGAAGTCGCAAGCGCGAGCCAGACGGGTCAGAAATGTGTGGTGAGCAGAGGTTTGTTTCAGAGGTCACTGGCGGCTGACCGTCAGGCGGCGAGGTATGCGCGGAAGAAATCCGCCGGCGTTTTCCCCCCGTCGAATTACttgcagcgtctgcgtgttCTCGAGGGTGCTGGACGGTTTCCCAGCGTCGAGCCATTCGACAAAATCATCCTGTCCTTCGATTTCTACCGGGACATTCGTGACGAGAAATGCAGAAAGAACGAGTCCGTGACTCCGGGAGAAGCTGCGGgttcctctgcggcagcggactATCAGACGCTGGAAAATAGTGCCTCCACGCCAGCGGAAAAGCCCAGTTCAGCACCGTCAAATTCATCGTCACTGGCCAAGAGCCAAGGTGACAGTAAAGAACGTCTACGCCGTCCTGCAGAACAGGAAAAGTTGCTTGAAGACGTTTCGGCTTCCGACGCGACGCATGGAGctgacgcgccggcgacgcccgtGGCGAGACAGGACCAGGCCGATGCGTCCGCTCCAGTCGACTTCGAGAGTGCAGTAAACTCAGACGAGGatgacagcgacgacgaatTCTGTGCCTCGAGACTCCGACCAGTGCAGACGTACTTCAGCTCGACTGAAGAATACGTTGACACGTTTTTTCCTCTGTTCATCCAAGAAGCAAAGCAATCCATTCATCGAGCGAAAAAGATGGAAATGAGTCGAGCCGAGCGCTTCGTGCAG GTTAGCGGCGACCCTCAGGGCGATTTCATTTTGCTCACTCTTGAGCGCGCGCAAGGGCTGAATCAGCACGCGAGCCACTACTGCCACAACGACCTCGTGGTGCTGTACGTTCCCGACaaggcggcagccggcgaggcgtCCAGCAGTCTTGCGGGGAGCAGCGGCACGCTGTCGCTCGCCaagcagggcggcggcgcgtcgcggctggAGCTTTCTGCCGGAGTCGATGAAGCGGCGAAAAAGGACCTGGCTGTGCAGGAGCTCTTtgccgaggaggacgccccGCAAATGTCCCCGGAGGACACCGAGCTGCAGCTTGAACAGGCGAGAAACGAGCCAAACGCATGCTGTCACGACCTCACGACTGTGCGCAAGGTCCACATGCTGGGCATCGTGCAGCAGTCCCTGCGGAGTACGCTCGTTGTCAAGATCTTGATGCCGCTGCTCTCGCCGCCGGGCGACCCCGTGGGGGCGTTGTGCGAGTCCGAGGACGAAACGACATCTCTGCGGGACACGcgggctggaggcgcagctgaagaggaCAGGGCGGGCAATCACGGAAACAGCCACGACGGAGACACCGGAGACGCAGACCCAAGCGACGCACACAGgtggcgagaggcgcgccgacgcgcgaagaagcagaagcgccgGAAAGCCAAGCGGGAGAGAATTCTCGCGCTGACAGACGCCCTGAATGACTGGCAAACGACATGGCACGTCTGCAGAGTCATGGGGCTGACCACGCTGCACCGCGAGTTTCAG GGGTTGATGTCAGTCCCTGACCTCCTCATCAAGAAACAGATCCTCTGCGCCAGCCAGCGGGCTTTGGGGTCGTCTGCCGCACCGCTCAAGAATCCGCTGCTAGAGGATCTGCCCGAGGAGAGCCCTGCTGACCCAGACAGCGGCagtgcggaggaggaagaggcagatcGATCCTCGTTGGCGGTGGCGTCAGAGGCTCCGGCTGGCGCGGATCAG GGTGGGGAggacgctgcagccgccgcgacgtgCCAGCAGCTGTTTATCTCCtcgaagctgcgcgaggccctcCACCAGCTCTATAATGCGAGTCAGCTGGACGCCCTGAACGACTGTCTGAAGATTCAAGGCGTCACACTGATCCAGGGCCCTCCGGGGAcggggaagacgacgacgattATGGCGGTCATTTCAGTCGTTCTGAATGCCCAGATGGAAAACAATGACGGCACGATACGAGGGACCcggtgcgcagctgcggctatTGGCGATGCCGACGGCTGCGTAGGCGATTCCATGGACTGCTCAGAGGATACGCGGTCAGCCGGAGAAAGACTCAACGGAACCGAAAAGACGAAAGCCAAACGACGTGAGGCTGAAGCTCTGAAGATCAAGCGGAAACTCGCCCTTGCGCAGCCGTGGCTGTCCCTAG GCGGGTACACTCCGTGGATGGACGAGGTTTCATGCATGACTGAAGACCTGGAAGGCAGCGATGCGCATTGGAGCGCGTCGGCTACGGCAAAGGGGGGCAACGAGTCCCAACGGGTCTTTCTCGACAAGGGAAGAAACGCGCTTCTACCCAA CCGAGTGCTTGTCTGCGCACCGTCGAACGCCGCTATCGACGAAATCTTGAAGAGGCTTGTGGCGGAGCCTAGCAAAGGTGGAGGTATTTTCGACTCGAATGGGAAGCGCTACACGCCTTCA GTTGTTCGCGTTGGACCTAACGTACATCCAGATTTGATTCAGTACAGTCTTGAATACAAGGCAAACAAGCGCATGAAGGCGAAAGGTGCAACGCATTTCTCCGCACTTGCT GCGATTAAAGCAGAAATCTTGCAAGAAAGCCGCATTGTGTGTGCCACActctccgtctgcggctgccgcgacaTCACTGCGGCTACCGAGGCGTTTGATACCGTTGTCATTGATGAAGCGTCTCAG GGAGTGGAGATTTCGACGCTGATTCCTCTGCGACTGGGCTGTCGGCGTCTGATCCTCGTCGGCGATCCTCGGCAACTGCCTGCAACAATTTTCTCACGGGTGGCCATTCAACAT CGCTACGACCAGTCTCTTTTCCAGCGCCTGGAAGCTGCCGGCCACAAAGTAAACATGCTGAGTCTGCAATACCGCATGCACCCGTGCATCAGCAGGTTTGCGAGCAGCACGTTCTACCAGAATCAGCTGCAGGACGCCGTCAACATTGTCGGTCTCGTTCGGCCCCCCGTCCCCTGGTACTCCATTCCGATCTTCAAACCCCTGGTCTTCTTCGCCATTAACACAAGTCACACA GAGGAAAACACTTCTCTCATCAACGTCGATGAGGCCAACTTCGTGTGTCAGATGGTCGATCTGTTGAGACGCATT TTCGTCGCGCTCGGTCAGTCAGACTGGGAAGGCAGACTTGCGGTGATCAGTCCGTACGCCCAGCAGGTTTCGTTGTTACGGCGGCGCATCAAGGCGCAACTCGGCATAACCGACAACAAGGCGTGTCCGATTGACGTAAATACAGTCGACGGATTCCAG ggacAAGAAAAGGACCTCATTATATTTTCCGCAGTCAGAGCTCAGCACACCAACCCAACAACTGCGGCGACAACACTGGACACGTCTATCGGGTTTTTGGCGGATGAAAGACGTATTAATGTCGCTTTGACAAGAGGGCGGACAAATCTGTG GATCGTCGGAAACGGGCGCTTCCTGATGACCAACCATCATTGGCGATGCCTGTGGAAATACACGAAGGAGCTGGGTACCTTGATTTCTATTGAGGAAAAGTTCATGAAGACGGAGTTGCTACTTGCTAAGTGGCTTCTGAAATTCACAAATAAACACCCG gcggaaaAGAGCATGCTTGACGAGCAAGTGCCGAGTTTCCTGCCTGCTCTTGAAAAAGACGTGAAGGAGTGCGCAGCAGCAAGAAAGACTAGAAAAATTTCTTCTGTGGAGGGCGATCCGGCTGCTGGTTCATCGGGGAAAGAGTGA